A stretch of Triticum aestivum cultivar Chinese Spring chromosome 1D, IWGSC CS RefSeq v2.1, whole genome shotgun sequence DNA encodes these proteins:
- the LOC123182998 gene encoding asparagine synthetase [glutamine-hydrolyzing] 2 codes for MCGILAVLGVGDVSLAKRSRIIELSRRLRHRGPDWSGIHSFEDCYLAHQRLAIVDPTSGDQPLYNEDKTVVVTVNGEIYNHEELKAKLKHHKFQTGSDCEVIAHLYEEYGEEFVDMLDGMFSFVLLDTRDKSFIAARDAIGICPLYMGWGLDGSVWFSSEMKALSDDCERFISFPPGHLYSSKTGGLRRWYNPPWFSESIPSAPYDPLLIRESFEKAVIKRLMTDVPFGVLLSGGLDSSLVASVVSRHLAETKVARQWGNKLHTFCIGLKGSPDLKAAKEVADYLGTVHHELHFTVQEGIDALEEVIYHIETYDVTTIRASTPMFLMSRKIKSLGVKMVLSGEGSDEIFGGYLYFHKAPNKKELHEETCRKIKALHLYDCLRANKATSAWGLEARVPFLDKNFINVAMDLDPECKMIRRDLGRIEKWVLRNAFDDEKKPYLPKHILYRQKEQFSDGVGYSWIDGLKDHANAHVSDSMMTNASFVYPENTPTTKEAYYYRTVFEKFYPKNAARLTVPGGPSVACSTAKAVEWDAAWSKLLDPSGRAALGVHDAAYEEEKAPASVDPVLENAFHPPAHGESTLVKSAVPAAAV; via the exons ATGTGCGGCATCCTCGCCGTCCTCGGCGTCGGCGACGTCTCCCTCGCCAAGCGCTCGCGCATCATCGAGCTCTCCCGCCG ATTACGGCACAGAGGCCCTGATTGGAGTGGTATACACAGCTTTGAGGATTGCTATCTTGCACACCAGCGGTTGGCTATTGTTGATCCCACATCTGGAGACCAGCCATTGTACAACGAGGACAAAACAGTTGTTGTGACG GTGAACGGGGAGATCTATAATCATGAAGAACTGAAAGCTAAGCTGAAACATCATAAATTCCAAACTGGTAGTGATTGTGAAGTTATTGCTCACCTA TATGAGGAATATGGGGAAGAATTTGTGGATATGTTGGATGGCATGTTCTCATTTGTGCTTCTTGACACACGTGATAAAAGCTTCATCGCTGCCCGTGACGCTATTGGCATCTGTCCTTTATACATGGGCTGGGGCCTTGATG GGTCAGTTTGGTTTTCTTCTGAGATGAAAGCATTGAGTGATGATTGCGAGCGCTTCATATCGTTCCCCCCTGGACACTTGTACTCAAGCAAAACAG GTGGCCTAAGGAGGTGGTACAACCCCCCATGGTTTTCAGAAAGCATTCCGTCAGCCCCTTATGATCCTCTCCTCATCCGAGAGAGTTTTGAGAAG GCTGTTATCAAGAGGCTAATGACTGATGTGCCATTTGGTGTTCTCTTGTCTGGTGGGCTTGACTCTTCTTTGGTGGCTTCTGTTGTTTCACGCCACTTGGCAGAAACAAAAGTTGCCAGGCAGTGGGGAAACAAACTGCACACCTTTTGCATTGGTTTGAAG GGTTCTCCTGATCTTAAAGCTGCTAAGGAAGTTGCTGACTACCTTGGCACAGTGCATCATGAATTACACTTCACAGTGCAG GAGGGCATTGATGCTTTGGAAGAAGTTATTTATCACATCGAGACATATGATGTCACGACCATTAGAGCAAGTACCCCAATGTTTCTGATGTCTCGGAAAATCAAATCGTTGGGTGTGAAGATGGTTCTTTCGGGTGAAGGCTCCGATGAAATATTTGGTGGTTATCTTTATTTTCACAAGGCACCAAACAAAAAGGAATTACATGAGGAAACATGTCGGAAG ATAAAAGCTCTCCATTTATATGATTGTTTGAGAGCGAACAAAGCAACTTCTGCCTGGGGTCTCGAGGCTCGTGTTCCATTCCTCGACAAAAACTTCATCAATGTAGCAATGGACCTGGATCCGGAATGTAAGATG ATAAGGCGTGATCTTGGCCGGATCGAGAAATGGGTCCTGCGTAATGCATTTGATGATGAGAAGAAGCCCTATTTACCCAAG CACATTCTTTACAGGCAAAAAGAACAGTTCAGCGATGGGGTTGGGTACAGTTGGATTGATGGATTGAAGGACCATGCTAATGCACAT GTGTCGGATTCCATGATGACGAACGCTAGCTTTGTTTACCCTGAAAACACACCCACAACAAAAGAAGCCTACTATTATAGGACAGTATTTGAGAAGTTTTATCCCAAG AATGCTGCTAGGCTAACGGTGCCTGGAGGCCCCAGCGTTGCATGCAGCACCGCAAAAGCTGTTGAATGGGACGCCGCCTGGTCAAAGCTCCTCGACCCGTCTGGCCGTGCTGCTCTCGGTGTGCATGACGCGGCATATGAAGAAGAAAAGGCCCCTGCATCGGTTGACCCCGTCTTGGAGAACGCCTTCCATCCACCAGCCCACGGAGAGAGCACCCTAGTCAAAAGCGCTGTTCCAGCAGCTGCTGTTTAA
- the LOC123160735 gene encoding uncharacterized protein, with the protein MPLHMEEEYNFPCAVLSDEAAASSIQSLRLSSCAFHPTSSLGHLRRLTCLHLSLVRITEEGLLLLLSKCSVLERLEISHCSGIICLRVASTMQQLKYISVSYCTKLQVVQIDAPNLCSFHCVGFLTEISVTNSSQLKNVDLLGALSDARARLPSIIGNVESLTLRSSYLENVNFPIPMLPSKFPHLKNMEIALRCEARAFPKSHDIFSLVYFLDACPILDSFILRVEEGAIRPDAPPQPRMASACQ; encoded by the exons ATGCCTTTACACATGGAGGAAGAATACAACTTCCCGTGTGCCGTCTTGTCTGATGAGGCAGCTGCAAGTTCGATCCAGTCTCTCCGCCTCTCCAGCTGCGCTTTTCACCCCACGTCGTCACTTGGCCACTTGAGAAGATTGACATGTTTACATTTGTCTCTGGTACGCATTACAGAGGAAGGATTATTGCTCTTGCTCTCAAAGTGTTCCGTTCTGGAGCGGTTGGAAATCTCCCATTGCAGTGGGATAATTTGCTTGCGAGTAGCATCTACAATGCAGCAGCTCAAATACATAAGTGTTTCATATTGCACGAAGCTGCAGGTAGTACAGATTGATGCCCCAAATCTCTGCTCCTTTCACTGTGTTGGGTTCCTGACAGAGATCTCGGTGACAAATTCTTCCCAACTTAAGAATGTAGATTTGTTAGGCGCTCTCTCTGATGCTCGCGCCAGGCTTCCATCCATCATAGGAAATGTTGAGAGCCTTACCCTGCGCTCATCTTATTTAGAG AACGTCAATTTCCCAATTCCAATGCTGCCCTCCAAGTTCCCCCACCTCAAGAACATGGAGATCGCCCTCCGCTGTGAAGCAAGGGCCTTCCCCAAAAGCCATGACATCTTTTCTCTGGTTTATTTTCTTGATGCTTGTCCTATCTTGGATTCTTTCATCCTGCGG GTAGAGGAGGGTGCCATTAGGCCTGATGCCCCGCCTCAACCAAGAATGGCCAGTGCCTGCCAATGA